A genomic region of Fodinisporobacter ferrooxydans contains the following coding sequences:
- a CDS encoding DUF2877 domain-containing protein, producing MKVIGYNPAVMAVMNEVPREGIVHSKFASSVNLQFGERLVNLANEEHGKLPFGVLVNEKELPLLIHAISLGDFVYWNPLTEELSFRLSGHVLEFKEGNRFAQKPRVTTFDLDRIKRNTGKLINLLVDENRSNGFGGSMEDTILAIFGNFARNSSCDSFPPSSSFAESIQQLKLAFVSRNNNLMQEILRFFIGRGPGLTPSGDDLLIGFLVALVYGRKDTDWFISCMEELIFSSGRLLTTRVSEEYLYYAARKQFGSHILELCDAIFFERFDDVDLALQKALKVGHTSGMDTIIGILSGLSLILGADMK from the coding sequence ATGAAAGTAATCGGCTATAATCCCGCCGTAATGGCAGTCATGAATGAAGTTCCGCGGGAAGGTATTGTTCACAGCAAATTTGCCAGCAGCGTGAATTTGCAATTTGGCGAGAGACTTGTAAATTTGGCAAACGAAGAGCACGGAAAGCTTCCGTTCGGGGTTCTGGTAAACGAAAAGGAACTGCCGCTTTTGATTCATGCAATTTCTCTTGGAGATTTCGTGTATTGGAATCCGCTAACTGAGGAACTTTCTTTCCGTCTGTCGGGACATGTCCTGGAATTTAAAGAAGGAAACCGCTTTGCGCAAAAGCCAAGAGTCACAACTTTCGACCTGGACAGGATCAAAAGGAATACCGGGAAATTGATCAACTTGCTGGTCGATGAAAACAGAAGCAACGGTTTCGGAGGAAGCATGGAAGATACAATCCTGGCGATTTTCGGAAATTTTGCCCGGAATTCCTCCTGTGATTCTTTTCCTCCAAGCTCTTCATTTGCGGAATCAATACAACAATTAAAACTTGCGTTTGTCAGCAGAAACAACAATTTAATGCAAGAAATTCTCAGATTTTTTATTGGACGGGGACCGGGATTAACTCCCAGCGGAGATGATCTGTTAATTGGTTTTTTGGTGGCGCTGGTCTATGGCCGGAAGGATACCGATTGGTTCATTTCCTGCATGGAAGAGTTGATCTTCTCTTCGGGCCGGTTGCTCACCACCCGGGTCAGTGAAGAATACCTTTATTATGCTGCCAGAAAACAATTCGGTTCCCACATCCTTGAGCTTTGTGATGCAATCTTTTTCGAGCGCTTTGATGATGTAGACCTTGCATTGCAGAAAGCATTGAAGGTGGGTCATACTTCCGGAATGGATACAATTATCGGGATATTATCTGGTCTTAGTTTGATATTGGGAGCGGATATGAAGTGA
- the arcC gene encoding carbamate kinase codes for MKKKTVLAALGGNAILQPKQAATFENQMKNVIESCKFLADLVAKGYRLVITHGNGPQVGNILRQNEEAKDVIPPMSLDVCSAESQGFIGYMIQQALRNELEKIGLEIPVASLVTRVEVSIDDAAFHDPSKPIGGFYTEQEAAKLMIEKNWLVKPDANRGWRRVVPSPKPVRILESDSIMKLLDNGHIVIACGGGGIPVVKDKDGDGVYRGVEAVIDKDLSGCKLAEQIGADLFVILTDVEHVFINYGKENQMALQSVSVGQLAEYVQQGQFSKGSMGPKIEAAISFAKTGGKSIICALEKAAFALQGKSGTVVHSGLAANHQPDVNKGKLIV; via the coding sequence GTGAAAAAGAAAACGGTCTTGGCTGCCCTTGGCGGCAATGCAATCCTGCAGCCCAAGCAGGCGGCGACTTTTGAAAATCAAATGAAGAATGTGATTGAAAGCTGCAAATTTTTGGCAGATTTGGTTGCGAAGGGATACCGTCTGGTAATCACTCATGGCAACGGACCTCAAGTGGGGAATATTTTGCGGCAAAACGAAGAAGCGAAAGATGTTATTCCGCCTATGTCTTTGGATGTATGCAGCGCGGAAAGCCAAGGATTTATCGGCTATATGATCCAGCAGGCGCTGCGTAATGAATTGGAAAAAATCGGTCTGGAGATCCCTGTTGCAAGCCTCGTGACCCGAGTGGAAGTCTCAATTGACGATGCTGCTTTTCATGATCCGAGTAAACCGATTGGGGGATTCTATACAGAACAAGAAGCGGCGAAACTGATGATCGAGAAAAATTGGCTCGTAAAGCCGGATGCCAACCGGGGGTGGCGGAGAGTGGTTCCGTCCCCAAAGCCGGTTCGAATTCTGGAATCGGATTCAATCATGAAATTACTGGATAACGGGCACATCGTCATCGCCTGCGGCGGTGGCGGAATCCCTGTTGTAAAGGATAAGGATGGAGACGGTGTTTACCGCGGGGTTGAAGCTGTCATCGATAAGGATCTCAGCGGGTGTAAACTTGCGGAACAAATAGGCGCTGACTTGTTCGTTATTCTAACGGATGTGGAGCATGTATTTATCAACTACGGCAAAGAGAACCAAATGGCCCTGCAGTCGGTCAGTGTTGGCCAGTTGGCGGAATATGTCCAACAGGGGCAGTTCAGCAAAGGGAGTATGGGACCGAAGATTGAAGCGGCAATTTCCTTTGCTAAAACAGGCGGAAAATCAATTATCTGCGCTTTGGAAAAAGCGGCATTTGCTTTGCAGGGGAAAAGCGGAACGGTTGTTCACTCTGGACTCGCCGCAAACCACCAGCCAGATGTCAACAAAGGCAAACTGATTGTTTAA
- a CDS encoding NCS1 family transporter yields the protein MSTNSESYVIKEMQVQHATGVDESLNPKTVEDRAVGPLSYMSMWIGDGVNLGNMTLGASLIVAGTATLNIIQTFAAAIIAIGIISTIFSLNDRLGYRTGIPYVVQLRMSFGLKGSVISSLLRGIPAIVWYGFQSWIGGTALNEIAKIITGGAFDNVAICFVVLQLVQIGLSLYGFHAIKWVESLTSIVIILALLYVFGVLVTSHSAVITEKWVHAKGSWGLPFFAFIMMFMGNYAAIFLSAADYSRELKSGISDSKRGFLYFSPILIAYGFSLCIGAMLASATGISNPVKAFAIVVNNSYITFFVSAFIVMGAIATNMVANIIPPTYVITLLTKMKYKVAVTISGLLALCSFPWVLVQDSSAKGLGIFILIYSAFLGPIVSILLIDYYIFRKQKVNVADLYKEDGPFTGFNPAAVLAMLFGAGAAFLKVDLAWIIGVVVAGIAYILLTKFAFKDSKFKKGTIFE from the coding sequence ATGTCTACAAATTCAGAAAGTTACGTTATAAAAGAGATGCAGGTCCAACATGCTACCGGTGTAGATGAATCACTAAATCCAAAAACCGTAGAGGATAGAGCTGTTGGTCCGCTATCCTATATGTCTATGTGGATTGGAGACGGCGTTAATTTAGGCAATATGACGCTTGGAGCTAGTTTGATTGTGGCGGGAACCGCGACGCTAAACATCATTCAGACATTTGCCGCAGCAATCATAGCAATTGGTATCATTTCAACTATTTTTTCTTTAAATGACAGGCTCGGATACAGAACGGGAATACCATATGTTGTACAGCTCAGAATGTCTTTCGGGCTGAAAGGCTCCGTCATATCATCACTTTTGCGCGGTATTCCCGCCATCGTTTGGTACGGTTTTCAAAGCTGGATTGGCGGCACGGCTTTAAATGAAATTGCGAAGATTATTACGGGCGGCGCCTTTGATAATGTTGCCATTTGCTTTGTAGTGCTTCAGTTGGTACAAATTGGGCTTTCACTGTATGGATTCCATGCCATTAAATGGGTGGAATCACTTACGTCTATTGTTATTATACTGGCGCTTCTCTATGTATTTGGCGTTCTTGTAACATCTCATAGCGCTGTTATTACAGAAAAATGGGTTCATGCAAAAGGCTCATGGGGGTTACCGTTCTTTGCGTTCATAATGATGTTTATGGGAAACTATGCGGCGATCTTTTTAAGTGCAGCGGACTATTCAAGAGAGCTTAAATCTGGTATTAGCGATTCAAAACGCGGATTTTTGTACTTTTCGCCTATTTTAATAGCGTACGGCTTCTCACTTTGCATCGGTGCAATGCTGGCATCTGCAACCGGCATTTCCAATCCCGTGAAGGCGTTTGCGATAGTGGTAAATAACTCGTATATTACATTCTTTGTATCAGCATTTATTGTTATGGGTGCTATTGCAACAAACATGGTTGCCAATATTATTCCGCCGACCTACGTTATTACATTGCTTACAAAAATGAAATATAAAGTTGCTGTTACCATCTCCGGTCTGCTTGCATTGTGCTCATTCCCCTGGGTGCTTGTACAGGATTCCTCGGCAAAGGGTCTTGGTATATTTATTCTTATATATTCCGCATTTTTAGGACCAATCGTTTCTATTTTATTAATCGATTATTATATATTCAGAAAGCAAAAAGTAAATGTAGCAGATTTGTACAAGGAAGACGGTCCATTTACCGGATTTAATCCAGCCGCGGTGCTTGCAATGCTTTTCGGCGCCGGTGCCGCCTTTCTAAAAGTTGACCTGGCATGGATTATCGGCGTTGTTGTAGCAGGTATTGCCTATATTCTGCTAACGAAGTTTGCATTTAAAGATTCAAAATTCAAAAAGGGTACGATATTTGAGTAA
- the allB gene encoding allantoinase AllB gives MKYDLIIKNGQVVFRDEVRKADVAIRNGKISAIGENLNIDADQVVDATGQYVMPGMIDTHVHICEPGRTEWEGFITGTKALAAGGTTTYVDMPLNALPATTTREALELKINAAEGKNYVDYALYGGVVPGNLENLQELSKGGVVAYKCFMSSCGSDIPGDFKNVDDYTLYAGMKKLAELGHLLCIHAENAEITDRLAEEKIKQGKLTATDYVESRPILAEVEAVKRALFLAKETGCKLHFVHISSAAAVEEIIKARNDGQDVTLESCPHYFTLTVNQFEEIGPTAKCAPPLRDEMEQEKLWEALKQGKIDMLTSDHSPCPPEMKYSETNNMFEVWGGITGCQNNVDLMFDEAVKKRDVPVTEFVRMIATKPADRFNLNTKGEIAVSKDADIILVDPNQSYELSADHLYYRHKHSPYIDRRINCRVTKTFVRGHLVFDLREGILGGPIGQLLPNK, from the coding sequence GTGAAGTATGATCTTATTATTAAAAATGGGCAGGTCGTGTTCCGTGATGAAGTAAGAAAAGCAGATGTTGCCATTCGTAACGGAAAAATCTCTGCCATTGGGGAAAACTTAAATATTGATGCCGATCAAGTCGTTGATGCTACAGGCCAATATGTGATGCCAGGGATGATTGATACGCATGTTCATATTTGCGAGCCAGGACGAACGGAATGGGAAGGATTTATAACGGGTACGAAAGCACTGGCAGCGGGTGGGACAACCACGTATGTAGACATGCCTTTAAATGCCCTGCCTGCGACTACGACCAGGGAAGCATTGGAGTTAAAAATCAATGCGGCAGAAGGAAAAAATTATGTTGATTATGCCCTGTATGGTGGGGTAGTTCCCGGAAACCTGGAAAATCTGCAAGAACTTTCAAAAGGTGGAGTAGTAGCCTATAAATGCTTCATGTCCTCTTGTGGAAGCGATATACCCGGTGACTTTAAAAATGTGGACGACTATACGCTTTATGCAGGAATGAAAAAATTAGCCGAGCTAGGCCATCTGTTATGTATTCATGCAGAGAATGCGGAGATTACAGACCGTTTGGCTGAAGAGAAGATCAAGCAGGGGAAGCTGACTGCAACGGATTATGTGGAATCCCGTCCGATCCTTGCAGAAGTAGAAGCCGTTAAGCGCGCTCTATTCCTGGCAAAAGAGACGGGATGCAAATTGCATTTCGTCCATATCAGCAGCGCGGCAGCCGTAGAAGAAATTATCAAAGCACGGAACGATGGACAAGATGTCACCCTCGAGTCATGTCCACACTATTTTACACTGACAGTAAATCAATTCGAAGAAATCGGTCCAACCGCCAAATGCGCTCCTCCTTTACGGGATGAAATGGAACAGGAGAAGCTTTGGGAAGCATTAAAGCAAGGGAAGATTGACATGTTAACATCCGACCATTCCCCTTGTCCTCCTGAAATGAAGTATAGTGAGACAAATAACATGTTTGAAGTTTGGGGAGGAATTACCGGTTGCCAAAACAATGTCGATTTAATGTTTGATGAGGCTGTAAAAAAGCGCGATGTCCCGGTAACCGAATTTGTTCGCATGATCGCAACGAAGCCCGCAGACAGATTTAACCTAAATACAAAGGGAGAAATCGCTGTATCCAAAGATGCCGATATCATCCTTGTCGATCCGAATCAGTCTTATGAATTATCCGCTGACCATTTATACTATCGACATAAACATAGCCCGTACATTGACCGTAGAATCAATTGCAGAGTCACGAAAACATTTGTACGTGGACATTTGGTGTTCGATCTTCGCGAAGGTATTTTGGGAGGGCCAATAGGACAGTTACTGCCAAATAAATAA
- a CDS encoding allantoinase, with amino-acid sequence MKEDCYDLIIRNGQIVTEEGIFQGDIAVHEQRIVKIGFISTEKKAKKEIDAVGLHVFPGLIDTHVHFNEPGRTEWEGLATGSQSLAAGGVTTFFDMPLNSSPPTTTAQGFERKKQAAEQSSILDYGLWGGLVPGNLDSLEHLKKLGVIGFKGFMSNSGIDEFLHVDDSTLFKGMQKIAGLGSILALHAESDVITNQLADWYKAQGRRTARDYAASRPVLSEIEAVGRAASYAEITGCKLHIVHASSGEVVKRISEAKQRGVDITVETCPHYLAFTTPDLERLGGVAKCAPPLREQEHVESLWEALKSGEIDSIGSDHSPSPPAMKVASDNDDFFSLWGGISGAQTTLNVMLEEGYWRRNLPLEVIARVTAANPAKRFGLYPRKGTIAVGSDADLALVDLQSSFVLKETDLFYRHRQSPYIGKTFRGMVMFTILHGRVVFQKGEGIDNNFFGQMV; translated from the coding sequence GTGAAAGAAGATTGTTATGATCTGATCATACGCAACGGTCAGATTGTCACCGAAGAAGGAATATTTCAAGGAGACATCGCCGTACACGAGCAAAGAATCGTTAAAATTGGATTTATTTCGACGGAGAAAAAAGCCAAGAAAGAAATCGATGCTGTCGGTCTGCACGTTTTTCCGGGTTTGATCGATACTCATGTGCATTTCAATGAACCCGGCCGGACTGAATGGGAAGGGTTGGCCACAGGCAGCCAAAGTTTGGCGGCAGGTGGAGTGACAACTTTCTTTGATATGCCCCTTAACAGCAGTCCTCCAACTACAACAGCACAAGGTTTTGAACGAAAAAAACAAGCAGCAGAGCAAAGTTCCATTCTTGATTATGGCCTTTGGGGAGGGCTGGTTCCGGGAAATCTGGACTCCCTGGAACATCTCAAGAAACTGGGAGTCATCGGATTCAAAGGTTTTATGTCCAATAGCGGCATCGATGAGTTCCTTCATGTAGACGACTCTACATTATTTAAAGGGATGCAAAAAATTGCCGGGCTTGGTTCCATCCTGGCTCTCCATGCCGAAAGCGATGTCATTACAAATCAACTCGCGGATTGGTATAAAGCACAAGGGCGCCGGACTGCACGGGATTATGCGGCTTCGCGTCCTGTTTTATCGGAAATCGAAGCTGTCGGCAGGGCAGCGTCCTATGCGGAAATTACAGGATGTAAATTGCATATCGTACATGCAAGCAGTGGCGAGGTCGTGAAACGGATCAGCGAAGCAAAACAAAGAGGGGTCGATATAACTGTGGAAACTTGCCCCCATTACCTGGCTTTCACCACCCCGGATCTGGAACGGCTGGGAGGGGTGGCAAAATGCGCACCGCCTCTGCGGGAACAGGAGCATGTGGAATCGCTTTGGGAAGCTTTGAAATCCGGTGAAATCGATAGTATCGGTTCGGATCATTCCCCCTCTCCTCCTGCTATGAAAGTGGCTTCAGATAATGATGATTTTTTCAGTTTGTGGGGCGGTATCTCGGGAGCGCAGACGACATTGAACGTGATGCTTGAGGAAGGGTATTGGCGGCGCAACCTTCCTTTGGAAGTCATTGCACGAGTAACTGCGGCCAATCCGGCCAAACGGTTTGGTCTGTATCCGCGGAAAGGTACGATTGCCGTTGGAAGTGATGCTGATCTGGCGTTGGTCGATTTGCAATCTTCCTTTGTCCTGAAGGAAACGGATCTTTTCTATCGGCATCGACAGAGTCCGTATATAGGGAAGACGTTCCGGGGGATGGTTATGTTTACAATTCTTCACGGAAGAGTTGTTTTTCAAAAGGGAGAAGGGATCGACAACAACTTTTTTGGCCAGATGGTATAG